One region of Camelus bactrianus isolate YW-2024 breed Bactrian camel chromosome 22, ASM4877302v1, whole genome shotgun sequence genomic DNA includes:
- the GTPBP3 gene encoding 5-taurinomethyluridine-[tRNA] synthase subunit GTPB3, mitochondrial isoform X1, translating to MSLSDEEGISVSLGSENPVYCCRRNIISLHPGEQPLCLFPWPQPIEEESFRGPRSCTRQGSGAPAPSSGSTIFALSSGQGRCGIAVIRTSGPSSAHALRSLTAPQDLPPARRACLRQLSDPCSGEPLDRALVLWFPGPQSFTGEDCAEFHVHGGPAVVSGVLQALGSVPGLRPAEAGEFTRRAFAHGKLSLTEVEGLADLIHAETEAQRRQALRQLDGELGHLCHGWAEILTKALAHVEAYIDFGEDDNLEEGVLDQATREVRELEVALGAHLRDARRGQRLRSGAHVVIAGPPNAGKSSLMNLLSRKPVSIVSPEPGTTRDVLETPVDLAGFPTLLSDTAGLREGVGPVEQEGVRRAQNRLEQADLILAVLDASDLASPSSCNFLDAVVIPTGARSPSPSGQRLLLVLNKSDLLPSNGPDPNPDLPPHLLLSCLTGQGLDDLLEALKKELAILCGDPSTGPPLLTRARHQHHLQGCLDALGHYKQAKDLALAAEALRVARGHLAHLTGGGGTEEVLDIIFRDFCVGK from the exons GATCTCCGTCTCTCTAGGATCTGAAAATCCTGTCTATTGTTGCCGGAGGAACATCATTTCGCTGCACCCTGGCGAGCAGCCCCTTTGCCTCTTTCCCTGGCCTCAGCCAATAGAAGAGGAGAGCTTCAGAGG TCCTAGATCGTGCACGCGCCAGGGCAGCGGCGCCCCGGCCCCCAGTTCCGGGTCCACTATCTTCGCTCTGAGCTCTGGCCAAGGCCGCTGCGGCATTGCGGTGATCCGAACCAGCGGCCCCTCCAGCGCTCACGCCCTCCGGAGCCTCACGGCGCCCCAGGACTTACCCCCGGCCCGCAGAGCCTGTCTGCGCCAGCTCAGCGACCCCTGCTCTGGGGAGCCTTTGGATCGCGCGCTGGTGCTTTGGTTCCCAG GTCCCCAGAGTTTCACGGGTGAGGATTGCGCAGAGTTCCACGTGCATGGAGGCCCGGCCGTGGTGAGTGGCGTCCTGCAGGCCTTGG GCAGTGTACCAGGGTTACGGCCGGCAGAGGCAGGGGAGTTCACCAGGAGGGCATTCGCCCATGGCAAGCTGAGCCTGACCGAGGTGGAAGGGCTGGCAGATCTGATCCATGCAGAAACTGAGGCGCAGCGGCGGCAGGCCCTGAGGCAGCTGGATGGGGAGTTGGGCCACCTCTGCCATGGCTGGGCCGAGATTCTTACTAAG gCTCTGGCCCACGTGGAGGCCTATATCGATTTTGGTGAGGATGACAACCTGGAGGAGGGCGTCCTAGATCAAG CTACCAGAGAAGTGCGGGAGCTGGAGGTGGCACTGGGAGCACATCTTCGAGATGCCAGGCGCGGGCAGAGGCTCCGCTCAGGGGCGCACGTAGTGATTGCTGGACCTCCCAACGCTGGCAAGAGCAGCCTGATGAACCTGCTCA GCCGGAAGCCTGTGTCCATCGTGTCCCCGGAGCCAGGGACAACCCGAGACGTGCTGGAGACCCCCGTGGACCTGGCCGGGTTCCCCACGCTGCTGAGCGACACGGCGGGGTTACGGGAGGGCGTGGGGCCTGTGGAGCAAGAGGGCGTGCGGCGTGCCCAAAACAG GCTGGAGCAGGCTGACCTCATTCTGGCTGTGCTAGATGCTTCTGACCTGGCCTCTCCGTCCAGCTGCAACTTCCTGGATGCTGTTGTCATCCCCACGGGAGCCAGGAGCCCCAGTCCGAGTGGCCAGCGTCTCCTGCTGGTGCTGAATAAGTCAGACCTGCTGCCCTCCAACGGCCCAGACCCCAATCCTGACCTGCCCCCCCACCTACTGCTGTCCTGCCTGACCGGCCAGGGGCTAGACGACCTCCTGGAAGCGCTGAAGAAGGAACTGGCTATATT GTGTGGGGACCCATCCACAGGCCCACCACTTCTGACACGGGCGAGGCACCAGCACCATCTCCAGGGCTGCCTGGATGCCCTTGGCCACTACAAGCAGGCGAAAGACCTAGCCCTGGCAGCCGAGGCACTGCGGGTTGCCCGA
- the GTPBP3 gene encoding 5-taurinomethyluridine-[tRNA] synthase subunit GTPB3, mitochondrial isoform X2, translating to MWRGLWTLIARAARGPRSPRSCTRQGSGAPAPSSGSTIFALSSGQGRCGIAVIRTSGPSSAHALRSLTAPQDLPPARRACLRQLSDPCSGEPLDRALVLWFPGPQSFTGEDCAEFHVHGGPAVVSGVLQALGSVPGLRPAEAGEFTRRAFAHGKLSLTEVEGLADLIHAETEAQRRQALRQLDGELGHLCHGWAEILTKALAHVEAYIDFGEDDNLEEGVLDQATREVRELEVALGAHLRDARRGQRLRSGAHVVIAGPPNAGKSSLMNLLSRKPVSIVSPEPGTTRDVLETPVDLAGFPTLLSDTAGLREGVGPVEQEGVRRAQNRLEQADLILAVLDASDLASPSSCNFLDAVVIPTGARSPSPSGQRLLLVLNKSDLLPSNGPDPNPDLPPHLLLSCLTGQGLDDLLEALKKELAILCGDPSTGPPLLTRARHQHHLQGCLDALGHYKQAKDLALAAEALRVARGHLAHLTGGGGTEEVLDIIFRDFCVGK from the exons ATGTGGCGGGGTCTGTGGACTCTGATAGCCCGCGCGGCACGTGGGCCTCGCAG TCCTAGATCGTGCACGCGCCAGGGCAGCGGCGCCCCGGCCCCCAGTTCCGGGTCCACTATCTTCGCTCTGAGCTCTGGCCAAGGCCGCTGCGGCATTGCGGTGATCCGAACCAGCGGCCCCTCCAGCGCTCACGCCCTCCGGAGCCTCACGGCGCCCCAGGACTTACCCCCGGCCCGCAGAGCCTGTCTGCGCCAGCTCAGCGACCCCTGCTCTGGGGAGCCTTTGGATCGCGCGCTGGTGCTTTGGTTCCCAG GTCCCCAGAGTTTCACGGGTGAGGATTGCGCAGAGTTCCACGTGCATGGAGGCCCGGCCGTGGTGAGTGGCGTCCTGCAGGCCTTGG GCAGTGTACCAGGGTTACGGCCGGCAGAGGCAGGGGAGTTCACCAGGAGGGCATTCGCCCATGGCAAGCTGAGCCTGACCGAGGTGGAAGGGCTGGCAGATCTGATCCATGCAGAAACTGAGGCGCAGCGGCGGCAGGCCCTGAGGCAGCTGGATGGGGAGTTGGGCCACCTCTGCCATGGCTGGGCCGAGATTCTTACTAAG gCTCTGGCCCACGTGGAGGCCTATATCGATTTTGGTGAGGATGACAACCTGGAGGAGGGCGTCCTAGATCAAG CTACCAGAGAAGTGCGGGAGCTGGAGGTGGCACTGGGAGCACATCTTCGAGATGCCAGGCGCGGGCAGAGGCTCCGCTCAGGGGCGCACGTAGTGATTGCTGGACCTCCCAACGCTGGCAAGAGCAGCCTGATGAACCTGCTCA GCCGGAAGCCTGTGTCCATCGTGTCCCCGGAGCCAGGGACAACCCGAGACGTGCTGGAGACCCCCGTGGACCTGGCCGGGTTCCCCACGCTGCTGAGCGACACGGCGGGGTTACGGGAGGGCGTGGGGCCTGTGGAGCAAGAGGGCGTGCGGCGTGCCCAAAACAG GCTGGAGCAGGCTGACCTCATTCTGGCTGTGCTAGATGCTTCTGACCTGGCCTCTCCGTCCAGCTGCAACTTCCTGGATGCTGTTGTCATCCCCACGGGAGCCAGGAGCCCCAGTCCGAGTGGCCAGCGTCTCCTGCTGGTGCTGAATAAGTCAGACCTGCTGCCCTCCAACGGCCCAGACCCCAATCCTGACCTGCCCCCCCACCTACTGCTGTCCTGCCTGACCGGCCAGGGGCTAGACGACCTCCTGGAAGCGCTGAAGAAGGAACTGGCTATATT GTGTGGGGACCCATCCACAGGCCCACCACTTCTGACACGGGCGAGGCACCAGCACCATCTCCAGGGCTGCCTGGATGCCCTTGGCCACTACAAGCAGGCGAAAGACCTAGCCCTGGCAGCCGAGGCACTGCGGGTTGCCCGA